CTCGGAGGACAAAAAAGAACAGGCCCAGAACAAGCCCTACATCATGGATCCAGACCACCGACTGTTGCTCAGGAACACCAAACCTCTGCTGCAGAGCAGGAATACAGCTGTGAGTCAGACTGACACTCGCATCGAGTCAATGCACGtctgaaataaagatgattgaCACTTATTCTTAACAACGTATGAGAGTAGAGGCATAAACATTGATTAAAGTTTCAAGGTGCTTGTGTCTCAGCTTGAACACTAAAGCTGCACGTAATTTAGTGCAGAGTGCACACTCTCTGTATTATATAACGCTCCTGTACATATATAACGTGGACAGAgaacgcgcacacacgcacgtgtaCCTGTCACATTGCACGTCCCGAGATGAGTAAACAAGAGGGTGAGTGCAGATCTCCATCATCCAGGAGACTCAAGGTCTCTGTCAGTGTGcggcagcaggaggaaaaatcCCCCCCAATGAAAGCGTTGATTAAAATGTGCCATGCTGTGCCTTTTCCTCCAGACAACAGAGTGACATCCTCCATCTTCATAGATGCCTGGACCACTTTCTTTCAGCCAACAATGAcagacacacatccaccagCTATTTAGAGCCACCGCTGAAATATTGCTTTGACGGTCTAATGTCAGCGCCTCTGTACTGATGCGTGTGAAGGAATGAAACTTTAGTTTGGTCTTTTGTTGCGGATTTTCCAAGGTGGTTCTGGCCGTCGCTCAGCTCTACTGGCATTTGGCCCCAAAGCATGAAGTCAACGTTGTCTCTAAGTCACTGGTGCGACTCCTGAGAAGCCACAGGTAATACCGAGAACACATAAAGTCTGTTGCCTCTCCTAAAGAGCTGAATCTCAGTGTTGTCTCTGTCTCCGTAACACAGAGAGGTGCAGTACATCGTGCTTCAGAACATAGCCACAATGTCCATTCAGAGGAAGGTGAGTCTCCACTTCGGTGGATGAGCAGTTTAAGTGACATGAACTGAGATTTTTCTTAACGCAATTTCTAAACAAACAGGGGATGTTTGAGCCCTTCATGAAGAGCTTTTATGTGAGATCAACAGACGCCACACACATTAAAACCTTGAAGGTAACGGGTTTTGTGCATCAGCTACCTCAACAGGGAATTCTGAGCTCATAAAATAAAGCTTAAGAATGATTTCTCATCTTTCCTCATGGTGGTAGCTGGAAATCCTGACCAACCTGGCCAGCGAAACAAACATCTCCATTATTCTGAGGGAATTTCAGGTTTGTTTCATGATTGCAGTTAGTTATCATCTGCATTGATGAGATCCCTTTACTTTAAAATTCCccttttattgtgtgtttattgttcTGGATTTCAGACATATGTGAAGAGTCAGGACAAGGCCTTTGCAGCAGCCACCATTCAGGCCATCGGCAGGTGCGCCACCAACATCTCTGAGGTGACGGACACTTGCCTCAACggtctggtgctgctgctctccaacAGAGATGGTAGATCCAGCTTTTTGGACCGTAGATAGTTCCAGTGTTTCCTGCACCAGTGCAGCCTAATTGTGTTTGGGCTGAACATGTTTTTGCAGAGACTGTGGTGGCTGAGAGCGTGGTGGTGATTAAGAAGCTGCTTCAGACTCAACCCTCCCAGCACAGTGAGATCATCAAGCACATGGCCAAGCTCTTTGATAACATCACTGTATGCTTCACAATTTCTTTCTCCACTCTTAATTCACACTCCTTCATATCAACATAAGATTgcaattatatataaatatccATGCAACCATTTTGTTTCCGGACGAAAATTGCAGGTTCCCATGGCTCGAGCCAGTATCCTGTGGCTGATGGGGGAGTACTGCGAGAGGGTGCCAAAAATCGCCCCTGATGTTCTTCGTAAGATGGCGAAGACTTTCACAGCAGAGGAAGATATTGTGAAGCTGCAAACGGTCAATCTAGCAGCAAAACTCTACCTGACCAACTCCAAGCAGGTACAAAATAACTCACAGAGGCAAGAGTTGAATGAAATGGATGTCAAATTAGCGTCAAGatgataaatatttaaaaatcgGAATCATTTTTTTTGTACTCTGTTATTGGTTAAACCTATGGAGCTCAGAGTGAAATGCTCAGTTTAAATACAGAGATGTTCATGTGACCGGCCAGTGGTAATGAAGCGTCTCCGTGTGCAACTCTGTGCTCATTGGTCTATTTGGTTATATGGGGCAATTTTTGTCTCTTAACTGGGTTCATGAGCCCACTCTCACGGATGGAATGAGAAACACATAAAGGCGATTTCGGCCCATAACAATTTCCGTTTCTCCGTTTAATTTGTTGTATATGATTTATATGCCCACGTATGTTTTTGTTCAATGTTCTGCTTGATGTAAAGATGCTTTAAATACAGAGCACGCGGTTTAGTGTAGAATCCAACCATCAAAACCTGGTGCATTAAAGGCTAgatttctccttctccttttctgtggTACAGACAAAACTATTGACGCAGTACATCCTGAACCTGGGCAAGTATGACCAAAGCTATGACATCAGAGATCGAACACGCTTCATAAGACAGCTGATTGTGCCTAACGAGAAGAGCGGCGCCCTCAACAAGTATGCGCGACGCATCCTGCTggcacccaaaccagctcctgtgCTCGAGTCTACCTTCAAAGGTATctcatacatttttaatgtcaaCCTATTATCCATATTTTCAAACATATTAGCGTCTCTAAATGAGTTCATAGGCTGAGATTAGATCCTCTTCTTCCAAGTGGCTCGTTCATGCGGTGGTTATATTATTCTGGTGCGTCTGTCTCTCTGAAGGGCAGTCAGGTTGGACCCCTTTACCTTGGCCTAATGATATGGGTAAATAGttgagctaatgctaacctttTTCAgacactcgggggggggggggggaaatctcCCTCATTTTgccgtctcttctctctcccacctTCAGAAAAGGGACGGATATGTGCATTATTAAAATTCAGAGGCAGTTTGCACTTACTGGATGTTTTTGGAAAGCTTTAACCACCCGTCATTCTTAATATTCACAAGTTAATTCCCCCCCTCCATTCCAGCAAAACGTAGCATCTAGAGCATGCCTCCCAAGACAACGACACCGATTATCTTTGCTCAAGTTACATCTAATCTACAGTACTAAAGAAAAACTGGGACTTAAGCTAACGTTCTTATTAATTTTGAGCGGCTCTTAATTTGAAGATGGTGAAAAAGCTCTGAGGCAAATGCAGTGTATAAACAAGGGATGATATTTAgtgtggaaatgaaagaaaaataacctTGGTTTTCTACTCTTCTCCCCCCTTCCACTGGTGCCTCCTGCTTTTGTGCACtcgctgctttttttcccttttccgtGATTTATTTCCCCTCTCGTTCCAATGTCTCCTCTCAGATCGAGACCGTTTCCAGCTGGGCAGCCTCTCCCACAGCCTCAACAGTAAAGCCACCGGATACCAGGAGCTCTCAGACTGGCCAACTGTTGCTCCTGACCCATCTGTGAGGAACGTGGAGGTCATCGAGCCAGTAAGGACTCCTCCTAAAACATTTTCTCATCCCTGTAAACATAATGTCACACTCTCCTGCTGTGGTGCGAGATGCATAATCTTTGTCTGTCATGGTTTATAGAGCTCCAACACTTACCGGTAGTTGATTGGCTATTTACTGGAGATTTAATCAGCTATTATTTTGACAAGATATTAAGCAGAAAATGACATTACCTTCAGTTGACTTTAGTTGAAAACAAAGTACTTGGCAGCCATGATTTTAAATTAATCATTGCCTGTATCGTTTTAATAAACACTAGAACTTTCCTAATCCTTTATCAGGATTTTTTTAGAATGCCTCTTTCTGTTACCAACATTTTCTGTTTTgagcattaaaaatgtgtttaaattgtaaatataaaACTAATTATTGTGAATTACAAGTTAAACCgaagacctttttaaaaaaaaatattttcctttttatgaaGTTAAATTCTCAGCTCACTCCTCTGTATCTCTGTAGGTGAAGGAATGGGCACCTTTGGTTGGAAAGACCAAAAAATCCAAATCTCAGGACAAATTCTACTCTGACGAAGAGGATGAGAAAGAAGAAAGGTCGGACAGCAGTGGCAGTGGCagcgagagcagcagcagcggtacATTTTTTAAGCTTTAAAATATCTACACACAGGAAGGATTCTAATTCAATTCTGATGTGGTGCTTTCTGTGGGCGTGTTTGTGCAGaatcaagcagcagcagcgaggaggaggagagcagtgaCGGTTCAGAAAAGTCCTCCAGTGATTCTGGAAATATGTCCAGTTCCTCTGAAAAGAGCTTCAGTGAATCTGAATCGAAACaaaaagtgaagaagaagacaaagaagaagagcCAGATGACAAAAACCCAGCTGAATGCGGCTGACAGGTACAGCGAAGGCACCTGTCTCTGAAACTCTTAggccttcatttttcttcccaGGAAGAGTGCCGGGTCCAGATGTTTGCTTGTTTCTTTCgctttctctcttcctcactTGGTTAATTAGACAGCTGCGTGTTTGCGAGAGGCGCCAGAGTGGAAGTCAACAACAATGTGATCAGTGCTTTGCCGCATCAATAAGTGCAAGCCTCCATCTGTTCATGACTTCAGCCATTTTTATCAACGTTCTGACACCCCATCTGTTGGCAACTCTCCCCTTTTACTTCAGTTTTAACTTCCTTTTTAAACACTTTTACCTAATCCAGTATGTctaatggggaaaaaatagaaTTCTACTAATTTGTCCTTTACTTAGCACCGGTAACTTTGTCAAATACGTGTTTGAGTgccttgaaaataaaataaaagaagatgACATGCCTCTTCCAAAACAAAGTGTGAGCAATGAAAAATGGTTCTAAAAGCTTCGGtgaaaaataattaattacATTCTCTTCTAAatgagggaggagatgagattTATTCCAACACGTTGTGGCTGTGCCTTCATTACGCCTGAGTAGAGCCTGAACACTTTTCCCACTGCAAGCTGGAGCCCCTGCCACAATTTatattttgactttgttttcaGGGTTGAATTTTCTCCAACAAATGATTCGTGACAGGTGGCGGAGTGAAAACCACGCTGTTTACCTGGACAAATTATGGAATTTCACTGCCCTGCATGGACAGTTAATCAGAACATCTACATGTGACTGGCATAACGGTTCTGCTCATGATCGAGTCGTGTTTTTATTATCAAAACGGCAAAGTTTCGAGCCAATTTTCTCCCTTTGGTGGAAGATTGTCAGAAAAATTCTTGTTGGATTTATGTTTTATGTGGACAATGTTGGCTTGCTGACTGGTTTAAGAGAGTTTAACTTCTACGGGCTTGTTCTAAAACAACAGTGAGAGATTCCCCCCCTTCTCATTGAGAGGCAAAGCAAAATCAAGACCTCAGCAATTTAGAAGATCTATTTTTAGTGCCTCGGTATTTGTTGTTTTCACGGGATTCCTGGTTATTCGTCATCCATCCTTCTTCTGTTGCCGTGTTCACAGCTTAATTACAGCATTGGGCCCATTAACTCCGTTTAGTGTTTTTTCAGTGTTCTAGTTACTGTGACAGTACACCAGTTAAATAATGAAGCCGACGCTTTTAGACAAAACTAAAAATAACACCAGCTGTTGATAGAGGAGACAATGCAGTCGaagtctctctcgctctctctcagtGGAATATCATTAGTGGGGGTTCCATTAAGATTCAAGAGTCAAGATTATCATTACCAGGCTAATCAAAGAATTTTCCTCCTGTAGCGTAATCCACATTTACATGGCTAATGGATAATGACTTCTGATTGGTCATTTAGCAGACTGGTGTTACCACCGAATGAGATTTGAGTCATTACTACTAAATATGCTCACGTATAGTCCCTCGCACTCTGGCAAATTTAGTTTCTTGTGCACTCTGCCTCATTgcctcacagacacacaaactggGAGTGAATGTACCTGATTTTACTGTGTGACAGGCCAGTGGCTGACCCTGTTCTCTCCATTAGAGAGTATAATTAGAGCAACTCACCCCagtgctcaaacacacactaacatgcacgcacacacatacacacggtAATTAAAGCGGCTCACCCCAGTGCTtccacaacaaacacagcatAATGCCCTCATTATTGCCCAGTCGTTTTAGGCAGGGCCTAATCAGGCCCGCAGTGATTTATATCACTTTTTCCTGTTCACACAAATGAAATCTGTAAGCCAAATTAATACTGGCTTTTCATCATCGCCCCAGTTAAAAAGCCAGTTACCGTCACAATTCACCCTCATTAATTTAACAGCTGAAAATCCCAGTCAGAGTAAACACTCATTATATTATCAGCGCAAAGTGAGGAGGGACACGGCAAGTGGAAGAAGGATGGAGATCTCTGAGTGAATTAGTGACACAGAAATGGGCCGATTGTGGGTCATGACCAGGACAGAAGTGTGGATAACACCTCCTCTTTTTATGTGTTACAGTGATTCGGATGAAAACGGTAACGGACCCGAGAGCAAAGCCAGCAGTTCTTCACCCGaaagctcctccagctcagagaCGGACTCTGAAGAGGAATCTGATTCAGacccaccacagaagaagaaaaacgaGGCAAAGCCCAATCCCAAGGTGAGCCGTAATCGTTCAGTCTAGTCACTTGACTTGTATCCTAATCTAAACTCATCTTTACGTTCACATTGAAGGCGTTTGATGAGCAACCACATTTTCAGTACAGACAGATGGAACATCATATTATCTAATTATCCGCCTAAATTTGTCCATAGAAGTGCTTTTCAGGCCTCAACGTCTCACTGTCACCGGTACACAACACAGTATGCTgccctctcttttcttttcggCTCTATGTAATTCTCATTGCGTACAGTTTGTAATTTGCGCCCGCGCCATGAATTATGCATCTCTGTTGCTACCTTCCAGACCTCCATTTACTAACAGGTTTTCTGACTCTATTACCACCATCAAGTGTTGGCAGGAGAAGATGTGACAAGATACAATTTCCAACTCGGTTGTGTGACTTCGCTATCGTTCATCGGGCCctcctgttgttttctttctatCTTTTCCGCCTCAATTATCCCGAGTGGATATTTGATGATTCCTTAAGTGAAAGCAAACAGGGTCTGGGATGGTTACAGTGGTGAagcaaaagtgtgttttaatatgTTTTTTGTTGCAAGCTGGAGAGAAGCCATCGTTTAATCAAGCCTgagtgttgtttttccattccAAATCAACACGTCCCATCTTGGTGTTTCAGAATCAGAAGATCTTCATTTATcctggagggttttttttccttgcgTCTCAAGATCTGCTCTGCTGAATTCATGCCTTCATCTGAAATGGCACAGCTAAAAATATTTGTTCATTGCTGTTTTTGCCTTGGCTCATTGTCATCATGGTGTTTCAGGCCCAGGTGAAGCCCAAGAAGGAAGTATCCTTGCTGGATCTGGATGACTGTGAGTCTAATTCCTTGActaaatgggaaaataaaatcTGCATTTGGTTGTTTATGTCGGATTTCTGCTTGAGTTAAGAGGCTGAAACTCTTGCTCATGCCAACCGTTGTCACTGCCTCAAATCCATGATCCATGACTCTTAAAGAGTCTCATAAATAGAGACACAGCCAAGAGTCTCCACATAAATGTTCTCTTCCTCTGAACGCGAAGTCTGATCTCTACTGACGGAGCAACCTCGCTAAATTATGTAATACGCTTAAGTTTCATAAAAGATGTAGCTGCCAGTTTAGCCTGAGAGCGCTACGATAATAAATACAGCGCTGTCATTCAGcgacacaaacaaaacaaagacattGTTGCATTCATGATCCTAAAATGTTTCTTTGCATCTTTGTAGTTTCTCCCACACCAGCGAACTCTCAGCCATCAGCCATCTCTTCCAGCCTGTTCTCCGACCTCGAGGGCCTCTCTATGTCCAACGTCTCCACCACCATGcaggtttgtgtctgcagcaggaacacgTATGACATTTCCTCCTCCGTGTGTTGAGAATCAATAGTTTTTGTCTGGCCGACGCTGACAGGAGCGCAAGGCGAGTTGAAATGAACCTCTCTCCCTCGTGGAACATTTCTGCCTAAGACGCCATCTATTGACCTTTCCTGCCTTCTTATATTTATAACCAGTCAGGACAGTGCGACTGCTCTGCCTGTTTCCTGTATCTCTTATAGTCTGTCTTCCTCACCCGGCTGTCTTTTGCTCTTTCGCACCCTTGAACTCTATTTCTGCGTCTCATCTGGAACTCCggcctccctctttctccctctcatatctctctcctcctgtctgtcacctTCCATCGCTCCCTGTCAGGTTTTGTGTCCCTCGTGTCTCTGCGTTGTGTATATCTGATGGGTGACCTTTCTTAGTGTGAcggctcctttctctcctcgtggtgtattttctgtcttgccccccccccggggagAAACTGCCAGGCCGTTTTTGTAGTTTTGGTTGTTTGCCGTGTCTATTTTGTGTTATCGCTCCTGTTATTATTCACAATCggcaatcttttttttttttttcagcatttACATATTTTGTCTTTGCAGTGATCAGTTTTTTGGAGTCAATCTTAATTAATTCTCATTAAATTAATTGATCAGTCTGATCAATTTTTTTTGTGCCAtaaaaagtttttattttgttttttacagcgtGCATTTATCAGTGTGCAAGGTGCTTCAACTGGAGGGCACAAACAGTCTACCCATTACAAATAATGTATTTTATTAAGAAATAAGATTAATATCCTAGACAGCAAGTGAGCTTCAGGAATGTAAATGGATAATTGCGTAATTTATCAGAATAATTTAATCATCTTGCCTCCTGCTGTTGATACGAGTAGCTTCCAATGCAATAGCCTGTTGTCCGAGCTTATTGTTGAGCTCGGGATGCCCAGAGTCTTTCAGTGCTAAAATATATGAATTACTTTACCATAATTGTAAGGATCTGTCTAATGGCTGCAGGTAAACAATCGTATCCACTCTTTTCGTCTCTGATACTGTGAgcgttgttgtgtgtgtgtgtgtgtgtgtgtgtgtgtgtgtgtgtgtgtgtgtgtgtgtgtgtgtgtgtgtgtgtgtatcctgattCTGCGCTTCGGGCCTACGCAACTGTCACtctgtttgattgacagctgtgcTCAGGATGCCGTTTATGCTACACGAGACTTGTAagtcactttctcctcctcaggtGAAGGCCGTGGAGTAATGGACAATAGAAATGCAGATTAGAATGAGGAACTTTTTTCAACATCTGATTTTAGAGTCAATTCTATGCATAAATACATGATGAGCGCCAGGATTCATAGACAAGGGTAAATAACCTCACCTTTATTCACACTCGCCCCCCCTTCCCGTGCAATgagaggcagacacacacatacatacacacacacactctggcctTAGTGTCATTTCTATTTCTCAGCAATCTTCCCACGGAGGCAGCAAGACTGTCTCAGCTGAGCGCTCGGGCCCTTTTAGAGAATTACTGCATGGTTATCAAAGGCATTTAGATTAACCCTGGTCACTGTctttgaccccccctcccctcctgtctcctcctcctctcctcagttTCTGCATGCAGCAGCTCTCTCTAATAACATTTTGACATTAGGATCTCTCACAAATGCCTCTTAAagctcccccccaccctcccccgcACCTCTTCCGTCCGCTGTCCGTGCGCGCACCGAGGTGGCTGAGGCAGATAACTTTTCATTCACAATTAGCAGTCAGCGAATGGGGCTGCGTTGGGGGGAAATTGAACTGTCAGCGGCGGGGCGCGGGGCGTTTGACCCCATCACACCCAGAGGGGGCCATCATAATTTGTTCATTTGGTGTCCATCAGGCGGGCGCCGGCTcgccccctccttctccctcatctccctcctcacccATTTGACCTCCCCGTAGTGGGAGCTCTGGGTTCAGGTCTAATTATGAATCAGCAGAAGGACCCCTGAGTGCCATGAATATAGCAGCCCCCTGCCCTCCCCAGCTCCTGCTGCCACTCAAACGGCAGAGATTGCCTCTTAAATAGGAATAAATGTCCACACTAAAATCAGCAaggggggggcagctgctgcCACAAAGGTACAGTTTTGGGAAATGTCTTAATGTCGCTGCATTTCTCCTGtgcctgcgtgcacgtgtgccgGCGCTACCCTCAGTCCTCATCACATTGTGTATTTTTTAATGACTTCTGTGTTAAATCTGTGTTTTCAGTCAGGAAAACAGGCAAATTTGGGGTTTTGCCTTTCATTATATTATttctgtaaacacaaacacatcatatTATAAATCAATTACAGTACAAATATGCAGTTTGCTCATTTCAGTACATCGAGAGGATACAGAATATTTACTACGCTCTCACAGTTAATGATAATGCCAAAAGTATTTTCCATATTTTGGTtacatttttaatctttttgtaAACAATTCCTGTGTGTCAGCAGCGTTCATAATATATTCCACCCACAAGCAAAGTAATGATATTTACAAGCTGATAGCTTGTATTTATTACCTTTCCTTGAATTGTTAATGTGTTAATTGGTAAGCAACACATATATCAAGCGAGGTTTTAATACTAAGTGGTTTTTCTTATATTGTTTTTTATATTTGGCTGATGAAAATCAATAATTGTGCCTTATTTAACCTAATGCAAATATAAAGAAACTCTTTGCCCTTTAATGATACTGGAGTAAGACGAAGGACAATATTTGGTGAATAACAATTCTGTATTATCACTAATTTTCTTTAATGGAAAATTTCAGAATTAATCATTTTAGAATATCTAATCCACGAACAAATTGGCATTAATGAAGGAacccctgtctgtctgtgctgggGAGGCTTCTTGTTAAATTAAAGTGGTTTAAAAGGGCTGTAGTAGTAACATTTCTTTAATTCAATTTGCAGTCAAGGTCTTTGTAACGTCCCGCAATTAATTGTCATCTCCTCAAATGAGGGCAACAATTATGCTCTAAAATCAAACACATGTCTCTTACTTTAATCCTCTCAACTTTTGTCGAGCGTAATGAAAATCTCGTCCCTTCTGTTTGGAAGCAGCCGCCATCCGAAATAAAGAAATAGATTTTCAATATATGCTCGCATGTTActgcaaaccccccccccccactgctttCTTTTAAATTGGCCCCCTTTTGCACACGCTGTAAGGCTACCCAGCCTCGCTCAGCCCTCTTTGAATATGTCAGCAGGATTTTCAGGTCATTTGCCAGAGAGGATGCTGGGAGCGTGGCGTCCGGGCTCTGAAGGTGACTGGTGTCTGTGTCATCCATCACAGCAGCTTCCTTTAAGTTGATGCATAATAGAGCCCCTCAATCAACTTTTTTCCTCATTGTCACCTGCCGCCTAACTGTCCACGATGGCGAATgagagccaaaaaaaaaaagcaaaacaaagggaGACTGACAGAGGAGTCAAGGTTACATCGCTCTTCTTCTCTTATTTACACCTCAGGTGTTATGGGCTTGTGCTCTGTAACAGGGCAACAATGGGTGGAGAAGCGGAGGGGCACTGGTGTCAGGCTTTAACTGTCCACTGTGTCAAATTGGTGATAATAAGCAGTTTGAAGCGCTGTCCCGTCACTGTTTGTCCCCGCCGACGGCGGCGCCTGCTTTCAGCGAGGCGGCAGACAGGACCTTGAAGCTGGATGTGTCTGTCAGGGAGGTAAATCTCTGTTGTGATGGGGTGGCAAACATTATGGCCTGCTTTATCGACACGGACTGCTCTGACACGTCCAAAAGTGGCCCGATAAATTTGCACACTGACGGTGGCGTGACGGGCGGCGTGAGGGCGCCGCAGCAATACGGCAGAGTGACAAATGTTTGTTTGACCTCCTTTACAAGAGACATGGCTACTCTGACTGAAAAATGGCGCCGTAACCAGGCAGTATCTTCTAAATCTGGTTCGGCCAGCCGTGGCTTATtccataaatgtgttttcttattTCACAGCAGACTTCTGAATTCCACTTTCTGCACATTTTCCCATAATTTCAGCCCCAGGAGTTAGCTCACTTCCACTAATGTGACTACACAACACGATAGCGTGCAAGATGCTTGACAATGTTTCAGATTTGTTCACGTGTTGCTGCCAGAGGGCAGCTTCTCGCCCTCAGACGTGAGCGCATTGAAACTCATCCGCGCTGCTCTTTTTGTATGTCAAAACGATTCTTCACCCTCTCACAGCCTGCACGACGAGTCAGAAGCTGTCTCCAACATTTCTCATTTGAGTGGCAGCAcaagcacagcacagcacatcACTAAAGCAGCGTCCAACCACAGTGGGCGGCACCAGCCGTTGCGTTGCTTATTATTAGCTGCATTCGGTTAGCTTAATTAGTTCACATATAATTTTGCTTTCCTCTTTGACTCTCACAACTTTAGCTGAAAGTTAAATTTGCTGTGGTAACTTCGAGGTGATAAATAACTTATTTTTTTCCCGCTTTTTAAACTCACACgttcttttctgtgtttcct
The sequence above is drawn from the Takifugu rubripes chromosome 6, fTakRub1.2, whole genome shotgun sequence genome and encodes:
- the ap3b1a gene encoding AP-3 complex subunit beta-1 isoform X2 produces the protein MSTGVSYNDQGGAEAAVEAAQESTPTSSSTGAAFGLFSTDFKKNEDLKEMLESNKESLKLEAMKRIVGLIAKGKTASELFPAVVKNVASKNIELKKLVYVYLVRYAEEQQDLALLSISTFQRALKDPNQFIRASALRVLSSIRVHIIVPIMMLAIKESSADLSPYVRKTAAHAIQKLYSLDPDQKELLIEVIEKLLKDKSTLVAGSVVMAFEEVCPDRIDLIHKNYRKLCNLLVDVEEWGQVVIISMLTRYARTQFTSPWKEGAVPEENDDKTFYESDSEDKKEQAQNKPYIMDPDHRLLLRNTKPLLQSRNTAVVLAVAQLYWHLAPKHEVNVVSKSLVRLLRSHREVQYIVLQNIATMSIQRKGMFEPFMKSFYVRSTDATHIKTLKLEILTNLASETNISIILREFQTYVKSQDKAFAAATIQAIGRCATNISEVTDTCLNGLVLLLSNRDETVVAESVVVIKKLLQTQPSQHSEIIKHMAKLFDNITVPMARASILWLMGEYCERVPKIAPDVLRKMAKTFTAEEDIVKLQTVNLAAKLYLTNSKQTKLLTQYILNLGKYDQSYDIRDRTRFIRQLIVPNEKSGALNKYARRILLAPKPAPVLESTFKDRDRFQLGSLSHSLNSKATGYQELSDWPTVAPDPSVRNVEVIEPVKEWAPLVGKTKKSKSQDKFYSDEEDEKEERSDSSGSGSESSSSESSSSSEEEESSDGSEKSSSDSGNMSSSSEKSFSESESKQKVKKKTKKKSQMTKTQLNAADSDSDENGNGPESKASSSSPESSSSSETDSEEESDSDPPQKKKNEAKPNPKAQVKPKKEVSLLDLDDFSPTPANSQPSAISSSLFSDLEGLSMSNVSTTMQVTTPSFGPMTTHELLHHMTGKGLSAKYQFPRQPCLYQPSMVAVQVILSNNSDHCLEKIHIGETSPASLSIHCFNTIERLEPEASVMVSMGIDFSDSTQAANFQLCTKEDQFSVSIQPAVGELLMPRTMSEQDFCKEQGKLLGMNETSATVTMATANTSSQAIRKQVLAVANVGVVPCSQSNIHRFAAQTISSRALVLVSLELKEATAALTVNTEKSVMASVLLRDLKQAFAQV
- the ap3b1a gene encoding AP-3 complex subunit beta-1 isoform X1 gives rise to the protein MDVGFSYNHAAGAVRTALVSAENLHLSLKSGLSLEEQALTLSRSPKDTQNTRNEDLKEMLESNKESLKLEAMKRIVGLIAKGKTASELFPAVVKNVASKNIELKKLVYVYLVRYAEEQQDLALLSISTFQRALKDPNQFIRASALRVLSSIRVHIIVPIMMLAIKESSADLSPYVRKTAAHAIQKLYSLDPDQKELLIEVIEKLLKDKSTLVAGSVVMAFEEVCPDRIDLIHKNYRKLCNLLVDVEEWGQVVIISMLTRYARTQFTSPWKEGAVPEENDDKTFYESDSEDKKEQAQNKPYIMDPDHRLLLRNTKPLLQSRNTAVVLAVAQLYWHLAPKHEVNVVSKSLVRLLRSHREVQYIVLQNIATMSIQRKGMFEPFMKSFYVRSTDATHIKTLKLEILTNLASETNISIILREFQTYVKSQDKAFAAATIQAIGRCATNISEVTDTCLNGLVLLLSNRDETVVAESVVVIKKLLQTQPSQHSEIIKHMAKLFDNITVPMARASILWLMGEYCERVPKIAPDVLRKMAKTFTAEEDIVKLQTVNLAAKLYLTNSKQTKLLTQYILNLGKYDQSYDIRDRTRFIRQLIVPNEKSGALNKYARRILLAPKPAPVLESTFKDRDRFQLGSLSHSLNSKATGYQELSDWPTVAPDPSVRNVEVIEPVKEWAPLVGKTKKSKSQDKFYSDEEDEKEERSDSSGSGSESSSSESSSSSEEEESSDGSEKSSSDSGNMSSSSEKSFSESESKQKVKKKTKKKSQMTKTQLNAADSDSDENGNGPESKASSSSPESSSSSETDSEEESDSDPPQKKKNEAKPNPKAQVKPKKEVSLLDLDDFSPTPANSQPSAISSSLFSDLEGLSMSNVSTTMQVTTPSFGPMTTHELLHHMTGKGLSAKYQFPRQPCLYQPSMVAVQVILSNNSDHCLEKIHIGETSPASLSIHCFNTIERLEPEASVMVSMGIDFSDSTQAANFQLCTKEDQFSVSIQPAVGELLMPRTMSEQDFCKEQGKLLGMNETSATVTMATANTSSQAIRKQVLAVANVGVVPCSQSNIHRFAAQTISSRALVLVSLELKEATAALTVNTEKSVMASVLLRDLKQAFAQV